The following proteins are encoded in a genomic region of Pectinophora gossypiella chromosome 6, ilPecGoss1.1, whole genome shotgun sequence:
- the LOC126367897 gene encoding ecdysone-inducible protein E75 isoform X2, producing MTLVMSPDSSYGRYDAPTPTDSHMMAPVHKEREPELHIEFDGTTVLCRVCGDKASGFHYGVHSCEGCKGFFRRSIQQKIQYRPCTKNQQCSILRINRNRCQYCRLKKCIAVGMSRDAVRFGRVPKREKARILAAMQQSSSSRAQEQAAAAELDDAPRLLARVVRAHLDTCEFTRDRVAAMRARARECPTYSQPTLACPLNPAPELQSEKEFSQRFAHVIRGVIDFAGLIPGFQLLTQDDKFTLLKSGLFDALFVRLICMFDAPLNSIICLNGQLMKRDSIQSGANARFLVDSTFKFAERMNSMNLTDAEIGLFCAIVLITPDRPGLRNIELVERMHARLKSCLQTVVAQNRPDRPGFLRELMDTLPDLRTLSTLHTEKLVVFRTEHKELLRQQMWGDEDGSLWADSGADESARSPIGSVSSSESGEAGADCGTPLLAATLAGRRRLDSRGSVDEEALGVAHLAHNGLTVTPVRPPPRYRKLDSPTDSGIESGNEKHERIVGPGSGCSSPRSSLEEHSEDRRPLAPADDMPVLKRVLQAPPLYDASSLMDEAYKPHKKFRAMRRDTCEAEARPLRPPSPQPPQQHPHPASPAHPAHLAHSPRPQRVSLSSTHSVLAKSLMEGPRMTPEQLKRTDIIQKYMRRGEPAGECPLRAGAGSVSGASVLACYRGASPAPSVLALQVDVADADAPQPLNLSKKSPSPPRSYMPPMLEA from the exons ATGACTCTAGTGATGTCTCCGGACAGCAGCTACGGGCGCTACGATGCGCCTACGCCGACCGATAGCCATATGATGGCTCCGGTGCACAAGGAGCGGGAACCAGAGCTGCATATAG AATTCGATGGTACCACAGTACTGTGCCGCGTCTGCGGCGACAAAGCCAGCGGATTCCACTACGGCGTGCATTCCTGTGAGGGCTGCAAG GGCTTCTTCCGGCGCTCCATCCAACAAAAGATCCAGTACAGGCCCTGCACCAAAAACCAACAGTGCTCCATCCTTAGAATTAACAGAAATCGGTGCCAGTATTGCCGATTGAAGAAATGCATAGCCGTTGGCATGAGCAGAGATG CCGTGCGATTCGGTCGCGTGCCAAAGCGCGAGAAAGCGCGAATACTAGCCGCGATGCAGCAGTCATCGTCGTCGCGCGCGCAGGAGCAGGCGGCAGCCGCGGAGCTGGACGATGCCCCGCGGCTGCTGGCCCGCGTGGTGCGCGCGCACCTCGACACCTGCGAATTCACCCGGGACCGCGTCGCTGCGATGCGCGCACGCGCCCGGGAATGTCCCACCTATTCACAACCCACTCTG GCGTGCCCACTAAACCCAGCGCCAGAGTTGCAATCGGAGAAAGAGTTCTCCCAGAGATTTGCGCACGTGATCCGTGGCGTGATCGACTTCGCCGGCCTCATCCCCGGCTTCCAGCTGCTCACGCAGGACGACAAGTTCACGCTGCTCAAGAGCGGACTCTTCGACGCGTTGTTCGTGCGACTCATCTGCATGTTCGATGCGCCGCTCAATAGCATAATCTGCCTAAATGGACAGCTCATGAAACGTGATTCTATTCAAAGTGGTGCCAATGCACGGTTTCTCGTCGACTCTACTTTCAAGTTCGCCGAGCGCATGAACTCTATGAACCTTACGGATGCCGAGATCGGCCTCTTCTGCGCCATAGTACTCATCACTCCGGACCGCCCTGGCCTCCGCAACATCGAGCTCGTGGAGCGCATGCACGCGCGGCTCAAGTCCTGCCTGCAGACGGTGGTCGCACAGAACAGGCCCGACAGACCCGGCTTCCTGCGGGAGCTGATGGACACGCTACCAGACTTGCGTACCCTGAGCACGCTGCATACTGAGAAGCTGGTCGTGTTCCGCACCGAGCACAAGGAACTGCTCAGGCAGCAGATGTGGGGCGACGAGGACGGCAGTCTGTGGGCAGATTCCGGCGCGGATGAGTCGGCGCGCAGCCCCATCGGATCAGTGTCGTCTAGCGAGTCCGGCGAGGCCGGCGCCGACTGCGGCACGCCCCTGCTGGCCGCCACGCTGgccggccgccgccgcctcgACTCGCGCGGCTCCGTCGACGAGGAGGCGCTCGGCGTCGCGCACCTCGCGCACAACGGCCTCACAGTCACGCCCGTGCGCCCCCCGCCACGCTACCGCAAGCTCGACTCGCCCACTGACTCCGGCATCGAGTCGGGCAACGAGAAGCACGAAAGAATAGTTGGCCCCGGCTCGGGCTGCTCCAGCCCGCGCTCCTCCCTCGAGGAACACTCGGAGGACCGGCGGCCGCTCGCGCCCGCCGACGACATGCCTGTGCTCAAGCGCGTCCTACAGGCGCCACCTCTATACGACGCGTCATCTCTAATGGACGAGGCGTACAAGCCGCACAAGAAGTTCCGCGCAATGCGACGTGACACGTGCGAGGCGGAGGCGCGGCCGCTGCGACCGCCGTCACCACAGCCCCCGCAGCAGCACCCGCACCCCGCTAGCCCCGCGCACCCTGCGCACCTCGCGCACTCGCCGCGGCCGCAGCGCGTGTCGCTGTCGTCCACGCACTCAGTGCTGGCCAAGAGCCTGATGGAGGGCCCGCGCATGACGCCCGAGCAGCTGAAGCGCACCGACATCATCCAAAAGTACATGCGGCGAGGCGAACCGGCGGGCGAGTGCCCCCTGCGAGCGGGCGCGGGCTCCGTGTCCGGCGCGAGCGTCCTGGCGTGCTACCGCGGCGCGTCGCCCGCGCCCTCCGTGCTGGCGCTCCAGGTGGACGTGGCCGACGCGGACGCGCCGCAGCCGCTCAACCTCTCCAAGAagtcgccgtcgccgccgcgcTCCTACATGCCGCCCATGTTGGAGGCGTGA
- the LOC126367897 gene encoding ecdysone-inducible protein E75 isoform X3, translating to MVSDMGEDLPILKGILNGVVKYHNAPVRFGRVPKREKARILAAMQQSSSSRAQEQAAAAELDDAPRLLARVVRAHLDTCEFTRDRVAAMRARARECPTYSQPTLACPLNPAPELQSEKEFSQRFAHVIRGVIDFAGLIPGFQLLTQDDKFTLLKSGLFDALFVRLICMFDAPLNSIICLNGQLMKRDSIQSGANARFLVDSTFKFAERMNSMNLTDAEIGLFCAIVLITPDRPGLRNIELVERMHARLKSCLQTVVAQNRPDRPGFLRELMDTLPDLRTLSTLHTEKLVVFRTEHKELLRQQMWGDEDGSLWADSGADESARSPIGSVSSSESGEAGADCGTPLLAATLAGRRRLDSRGSVDEEALGVAHLAHNGLTVTPVRPPPRYRKLDSPTDSGIESGNEKHERIVGPGSGCSSPRSSLEEHSEDRRPLAPADDMPVLKRVLQAPPLYDASSLMDEAYKPHKKFRAMRRDTCEAEARPLRPPSPQPPQQHPHPASPAHPAHLAHSPRPQRVSLSSTHSVLAKSLMEGPRMTPEQLKRTDIIQKYMRRGEPAGECPLRAGAGSVSGASVLACYRGASPAPSVLALQVDVADADAPQPLNLSKKSPSPPRSYMPPMLEA from the exons ATGGTCTCAGACATGGGGGAAGATTTACCAATCCTGAAAGGGATCCTTAACGGAGTCGTCAAATATCACAATGCTc CCGTGCGATTCGGTCGCGTGCCAAAGCGCGAGAAAGCGCGAATACTAGCCGCGATGCAGCAGTCATCGTCGTCGCGCGCGCAGGAGCAGGCGGCAGCCGCGGAGCTGGACGATGCCCCGCGGCTGCTGGCCCGCGTGGTGCGCGCGCACCTCGACACCTGCGAATTCACCCGGGACCGCGTCGCTGCGATGCGCGCACGCGCCCGGGAATGTCCCACCTATTCACAACCCACTCTG GCGTGCCCACTAAACCCAGCGCCAGAGTTGCAATCGGAGAAAGAGTTCTCCCAGAGATTTGCGCACGTGATCCGTGGCGTGATCGACTTCGCCGGCCTCATCCCCGGCTTCCAGCTGCTCACGCAGGACGACAAGTTCACGCTGCTCAAGAGCGGACTCTTCGACGCGTTGTTCGTGCGACTCATCTGCATGTTCGATGCGCCGCTCAATAGCATAATCTGCCTAAATGGACAGCTCATGAAACGTGATTCTATTCAAAGTGGTGCCAATGCACGGTTTCTCGTCGACTCTACTTTCAAGTTCGCCGAGCGCATGAACTCTATGAACCTTACGGATGCCGAGATCGGCCTCTTCTGCGCCATAGTACTCATCACTCCGGACCGCCCTGGCCTCCGCAACATCGAGCTCGTGGAGCGCATGCACGCGCGGCTCAAGTCCTGCCTGCAGACGGTGGTCGCACAGAACAGGCCCGACAGACCCGGCTTCCTGCGGGAGCTGATGGACACGCTACCAGACTTGCGTACCCTGAGCACGCTGCATACTGAGAAGCTGGTCGTGTTCCGCACCGAGCACAAGGAACTGCTCAGGCAGCAGATGTGGGGCGACGAGGACGGCAGTCTGTGGGCAGATTCCGGCGCGGATGAGTCGGCGCGCAGCCCCATCGGATCAGTGTCGTCTAGCGAGTCCGGCGAGGCCGGCGCCGACTGCGGCACGCCCCTGCTGGCCGCCACGCTGgccggccgccgccgcctcgACTCGCGCGGCTCCGTCGACGAGGAGGCGCTCGGCGTCGCGCACCTCGCGCACAACGGCCTCACAGTCACGCCCGTGCGCCCCCCGCCACGCTACCGCAAGCTCGACTCGCCCACTGACTCCGGCATCGAGTCGGGCAACGAGAAGCACGAAAGAATAGTTGGCCCCGGCTCGGGCTGCTCCAGCCCGCGCTCCTCCCTCGAGGAACACTCGGAGGACCGGCGGCCGCTCGCGCCCGCCGACGACATGCCTGTGCTCAAGCGCGTCCTACAGGCGCCACCTCTATACGACGCGTCATCTCTAATGGACGAGGCGTACAAGCCGCACAAGAAGTTCCGCGCAATGCGACGTGACACGTGCGAGGCGGAGGCGCGGCCGCTGCGACCGCCGTCACCACAGCCCCCGCAGCAGCACCCGCACCCCGCTAGCCCCGCGCACCCTGCGCACCTCGCGCACTCGCCGCGGCCGCAGCGCGTGTCGCTGTCGTCCACGCACTCAGTGCTGGCCAAGAGCCTGATGGAGGGCCCGCGCATGACGCCCGAGCAGCTGAAGCGCACCGACATCATCCAAAAGTACATGCGGCGAGGCGAACCGGCGGGCGAGTGCCCCCTGCGAGCGGGCGCGGGCTCCGTGTCCGGCGCGAGCGTCCTGGCGTGCTACCGCGGCGCGTCGCCCGCGCCCTCCGTGCTGGCGCTCCAGGTGGACGTGGCCGACGCGGACGCGCCGCAGCCGCTCAACCTCTCCAAGAagtcgccgtcgccgccgcgcTCCTACATGCCGCCCATGTTGGAGGCGTGA